From one Streptomyces spiramyceticus genomic stretch:
- a CDS encoding C40 family peptidase, with product MSGKLSRSVCTVALAAATVIAAVPAPSAAAVPAMPTPPAEPLPTASLTAESLSASLSASLSAKPTVAELLTELQKLYQRAEEAGEAYKATQETIKKQLGEVRTVTAGLSRARTSLAASRSAAGRLAREQYQGRTGLSPYLRLLLAKNPERALSQGHVFQRAATNRAATIARLESGEKQADALATRERYALDRQQTLARQQKKQQDAVRARLSEVERLLASLTQDQLAEIALLEARETGERQRDLLTSGALGSPASAYARKPSRLGRAAVAYAARQIGKPYVWGAEGPRSFDCSGLTSQAWAHAGREIPRTSQEQWRQLPKVSLKELRPGDLVIYFPKATHVAIYLGKGKVIQAPRPGARVKVSPIAANPLLGAVRPDPSLRSLASYSPPRLPSGASIGSDRGYGVEAAPRA from the coding sequence GTGTCAGGCAAGCTTTCCCGGTCCGTCTGTACGGTGGCCCTGGCTGCCGCAACGGTGATCGCGGCGGTACCGGCACCATCCGCCGCCGCAGTACCCGCCATGCCCACGCCGCCCGCCGAGCCGCTGCCCACCGCGTCCCTGACGGCCGAATCTCTGTCCGCCTCTCTGTCCGCCTCTCTGTCCGCCAAGCCGACCGTCGCGGAGCTGTTGACCGAACTCCAGAAGCTGTACCAGCGAGCCGAGGAGGCCGGTGAGGCGTACAAAGCGACTCAGGAGACCATCAAGAAACAGCTCGGCGAGGTCAGGACGGTGACCGCCGGTCTCTCCAGGGCCCGGACCTCTCTCGCCGCAAGCCGGAGTGCGGCGGGGAGGCTGGCGCGCGAGCAGTACCAGGGGCGTACCGGCCTTTCCCCCTACCTGCGGCTGCTGCTGGCGAAGAACCCGGAGCGTGCACTGTCCCAAGGACACGTATTCCAGCGGGCCGCGACCAACCGGGCTGCGACCATCGCCCGGCTGGAGAGCGGCGAGAAGCAGGCCGACGCGCTGGCGACGAGGGAGCGGTACGCGCTCGACCGGCAGCAGACGCTCGCCCGGCAGCAGAAGAAGCAGCAGGACGCGGTGCGCGCGCGGCTGTCCGAAGTAGAAAGGCTGCTGGCTTCGCTGACCCAGGATCAGCTCGCGGAGATCGCGCTGCTGGAGGCGCGAGAGACGGGTGAGAGGCAGCGTGACCTGCTGACCTCGGGGGCGCTCGGCAGTCCGGCGTCGGCCTACGCGCGGAAGCCTTCGCGGCTGGGCCGGGCGGCGGTGGCGTACGCCGCCCGGCAGATCGGCAAGCCGTATGTGTGGGGCGCGGAGGGGCCGCGCTCCTTCGACTGCTCGGGGCTCACCTCGCAGGCGTGGGCACATGCGGGGCGTGAGATTCCGCGGACGAGCCAGGAGCAGTGGCGGCAGCTGCCGAAGGTTTCGCTCAAGGAGCTGCGCCCCGGTGACCTGGTGATCTACTTCCCCAAGGCCACGCATGTGGCGATCTACCTCGGCAAGGGCAAGGTGATCCAGGCCCCGCGCCCCGGCGCCCGCGTCAAGGTCTCCCCGATCGCGGCGAATCCCCTGCTGGGCGCGGTCCGCCCCGACCCGAGCCTGAGGTCACTGGCGTCGTACAGCCCGCCGAGGCTCCCGAGCGGTGCGTCGATCGGGTCGGACCGGGGGTACGGGGTGGAGGCGGCGCCGAGGGCGTGA
- a CDS encoding helix-turn-helix domain-containing protein, with protein MPNERLRAAMAAGGWTYATLAAKAEVDPKSIERWVNLGRTPRRATAMLAAETLGEDVHALWPALRQARAARAVSPELVALYDQRADVLVSAFTDMLAQAREHIDVLVYAAVFLHEAYPRLNGLLLERAAEGCSVRIALGDAESENVRQRGMEERFGHGIESRCRLALMHYRPLVGVPGIDLRTHETTLYNSLYRADDQLLVNAHVWGVNAYGAPVWHLRRNGAGGIFGTYAQSFDAVWATATPVQEE; from the coding sequence ATGCCGAACGAGAGGCTTCGAGCCGCCATGGCAGCCGGAGGGTGGACCTACGCCACTCTCGCTGCGAAGGCAGAGGTGGACCCCAAGTCCATTGAGCGCTGGGTCAATCTGGGCCGCACACCACGTCGTGCCACGGCCATGCTGGCGGCCGAGACATTAGGAGAAGACGTGCATGCGCTTTGGCCGGCACTCCGGCAAGCACGCGCAGCACGCGCGGTCAGTCCGGAGTTGGTTGCCTTGTACGACCAGCGCGCCGATGTCCTGGTGTCTGCGTTCACCGACATGTTGGCCCAGGCTCGCGAGCACATCGACGTCCTGGTCTATGCCGCGGTCTTCCTGCATGAGGCGTATCCGCGTCTCAACGGTCTTCTGCTTGAGCGCGCCGCCGAAGGCTGTTCCGTACGGATCGCTCTGGGCGACGCCGAGAGCGAGAACGTCCGGCAGCGCGGCATGGAGGAACGCTTCGGCCATGGCATCGAGTCGAGGTGCCGATTGGCCTTGATGCACTACCGGCCGTTGGTCGGTGTGCCGGGCATCGATCTCCGGACCCACGAGACGACGCTCTACAACTCGCTCTACCGGGCAGACGACCAGCTGTTGGTCAACGCCCATGTCTGGGGAGTGAACGCCTACGGTGCACCTGTGTGGCACCTGCGCCGTAACGGTGCCGGAGGGATCTTCGGCACCTACGCTCAGAGCTTCGACGCGGTATGGGCGACGGCAACGCCCGTCCAGGAGGAGTAG
- a CDS encoding GTP-binding protein has translation MDSVVSETGTQTFHAHAGHTPLIPTQPLPPQAEEGAQDWQTDRTRAPVATKIVVAGGFGVGKTTFVGSVSEITPLQTEALMTTASEETDDLTATPDKVTTTVAMDFGRVTLDDDLVLYVFGTPGQQRFWFMWDDLVRGAIGAIVMADTRRLSDCFPALDYFESCGLPYIVAVNHFEGTPAYEAEDVREALTVPPHVPVVIMDARNRITVVESLLALVGHALEVTPE, from the coding sequence GTGGACTCCGTCGTCTCTGAGACCGGGACCCAGACCTTCCATGCCCACGCCGGGCACACACCGCTGATCCCGACGCAGCCCCTCCCTCCCCAGGCGGAAGAGGGCGCCCAGGACTGGCAGACCGACCGCACCCGAGCCCCGGTCGCGACCAAAATCGTGGTCGCGGGCGGCTTCGGCGTAGGCAAGACGACCTTCGTCGGGTCGGTCTCCGAGATCACGCCGCTCCAGACCGAGGCGCTGATGACCACCGCCAGCGAGGAGACGGACGATCTCACCGCGACGCCGGACAAGGTCACCACGACCGTCGCGATGGACTTCGGCCGCGTCACCCTCGACGACGACCTCGTGCTGTACGTGTTCGGGACACCGGGCCAGCAGCGCTTCTGGTTCATGTGGGACGACCTGGTGCGCGGCGCGATCGGCGCGATCGTGATGGCCGATACGCGCCGCCTGTCCGACTGCTTCCCGGCCCTCGACTACTTCGAGAGCTGCGGCCTGCCGTACATCGTCGCCGTGAACCACTTCGAGGGCACGCCGGCGTACGAGGCCGAGGACGTCAGGGAGGCCCTGACGGTGCCGCCGCACGTACCGGTCGTGATCATGGACGCGCGCAACCGGATCACGGTGGTCGAGTCGCTGCTCGCCCTGGTCGGTCACGCGCTGGAAGTCACCCCCGAATAG
- a CDS encoding roadblock/LC7 domain-containing protein codes for MTASSTFGLSSEARNLHWLLSNLVEEVPGLQSVAVVSSDGLLLLSSDPERNVGPDPARRQTGPKGSSADLATIVSGLASLTQGAAKLMDSGVVKQTMIAMEEGSVFVMSISDGSLLGVHGAPDCDMSVVAYHMALFVGRAGHVLTPELRSELRKSMESAL; via the coding sequence TTGACTGCGTCGAGCACATTCGGGCTGAGTAGCGAAGCCCGTAATCTCCACTGGCTGTTGAGCAACCTGGTCGAGGAGGTGCCGGGGCTCCAGTCGGTCGCCGTCGTGTCCTCCGACGGGTTGCTCCTCCTGTCCTCCGACCCCGAGCGCAACGTCGGTCCCGACCCGGCCCGCCGCCAGACCGGCCCGAAGGGTTCGAGCGCCGACCTGGCCACCATCGTCTCGGGCCTCGCCAGCCTCACCCAGGGCGCCGCGAAGCTGATGGACAGCGGGGTCGTCAAGCAGACGATGATCGCGATGGAGGAAGGCAGCGTCTTCGTCATGTCGATCAGCGACGGTTCGCTGCTCGGTGTGCACGGGGCCCCCGACTGCGACATGAGCGTCGTGGCGTACCACATGGCGCTCTTCGTCGGCCGCGCCGGCCACGTCCTCACCCCCGAACTCCGCAGCGAGCTGCGCAAATCGATGGAGAGCGCCCTGTGA
- a CDS encoding isochorismatase family protein, producing the protein MMNPFHEPLTTDNAALLLVDHQIGLFTGVRDMGVDELKHNVTALARAALRLGVPVVATTTSADGMWGPLVPELQSVLPKDLDVIDRSTVNAWHDERVRGAIEALGRKRLIVAGTSLEVCATLPAISATAAGYTAYVAVDASGTFSATKRETGLLRLQQAGVIVSDYASLVVEMLADNAHPIAPHLYGDLDMPFGTLVGQFLAAQAR; encoded by the coding sequence ATGATGAACCCGTTCCACGAGCCCCTCACCACCGACAACGCGGCCCTGTTGCTGGTCGATCACCAGATCGGACTGTTCACGGGCGTCCGGGACATGGGCGTCGACGAGCTCAAGCACAACGTCACAGCCCTGGCACGGGCGGCCCTGCGCCTGGGCGTCCCGGTGGTCGCCACGACGACGTCGGCCGACGGCATGTGGGGCCCGCTCGTCCCGGAGCTGCAGTCCGTCCTGCCCAAGGACCTGGACGTGATCGACCGGTCCACGGTCAACGCCTGGCACGACGAGCGCGTCCGGGGCGCGATCGAGGCCCTCGGCCGCAAGCGGCTCATCGTGGCGGGCACGTCCCTCGAAGTCTGCGCCACGCTGCCGGCGATCTCGGCCACCGCCGCCGGATACACCGCATACGTCGCCGTGGACGCCTCGGGAACTTTCTCCGCGACCAAGCGGGAGACGGGCCTGCTGCGGCTCCAGCAGGCCGGTGTGATCGTCAGCGACTACGCGAGCCTCGTGGTCGAGATGCTCGCCGACAATGCCCACCCCATCGCGCCGCACCTGTACGGGGACCTGGACATGCCCTTCGGCACGCTCGTGGGGCAGTTCCTCGCCGCCCAGGCCCGATGA
- a CDS encoding styrene monooxygenase/indole monooxygenase family protein, giving the protein MRKILIVGAGQSGLQLALGLQARGFEVTLMSNRTADEIRSGRVMSTQCMFHTALQHERDLQINFWETQAPKIEGLGVSVAAPDSSRAVDWVGKLDGYAQSVDQRVKMAGWMETFAQRGGQLVIHGAAVSDLDYFSRTYDLVMVSAGKGELVSMFGRDASRSPYDAPQRALAVAYVHGLGPRPEHPEYDAVRCNLVPGVGELFVMPTLTTSGRADILFWEGVPGGPVDAFKGIKDPSEHLALTLELMEKFLPWEYARATKVELTDANATLAGRYAPTVRNPIGQLPGGGLVLGVADVVVANDPITGQGSNSASKCAASYLSSITSHGDKPFDEEWMQSTFDRYWDTAQHVTKWTNAMLGVPPEHVLNLIGAAGGLQPVADRFANGFNDPADFENFFYDPEKTNAYLASVAMA; this is encoded by the coding sequence ATGCGGAAGATACTCATAGTCGGAGCCGGTCAGTCCGGGCTCCAGCTCGCCCTCGGACTCCAGGCCCGCGGGTTCGAGGTCACCCTGATGTCCAACCGCACGGCGGACGAGATCCGGTCCGGCCGGGTCATGTCGACGCAGTGCATGTTCCACACCGCGCTCCAGCACGAGCGCGACCTCCAGATCAACTTCTGGGAGACGCAGGCCCCGAAGATCGAGGGCCTCGGCGTCTCGGTCGCCGCCCCGGATTCCTCCCGCGCCGTCGACTGGGTCGGCAAGCTGGACGGTTACGCCCAGTCCGTCGACCAGCGCGTGAAGATGGCCGGCTGGATGGAGACGTTCGCGCAGCGCGGCGGCCAGCTCGTCATCCACGGCGCGGCGGTCTCCGACCTGGACTACTTCTCCCGTACGTACGACCTGGTCATGGTGTCGGCGGGCAAGGGCGAACTGGTCTCCATGTTCGGCCGCGACGCGTCCCGCTCGCCGTACGACGCCCCGCAGCGCGCGCTCGCCGTGGCGTACGTCCACGGTCTCGGCCCGCGCCCCGAGCACCCGGAGTACGACGCGGTCCGCTGCAACCTGGTGCCGGGTGTCGGCGAGCTCTTCGTGATGCCCACCCTCACCACCTCCGGCCGCGCGGACATCCTCTTCTGGGAGGGCGTCCCGGGCGGCCCGGTCGACGCGTTCAAGGGCATCAAGGACCCGTCGGAGCACCTCGCGCTCACGCTGGAACTGATGGAGAAGTTCCTGCCGTGGGAGTACGCCCGCGCGACGAAGGTCGAACTGACCGACGCGAACGCGACACTGGCGGGCCGGTACGCCCCCACGGTCCGCAACCCGATCGGCCAGCTGCCGGGCGGCGGCCTGGTACTGGGCGTGGCGGACGTGGTCGTGGCGAACGACCCGATCACGGGTCAGGGCTCCAACTCGGCGTCCAAGTGCGCGGCGTCGTACCTCTCCTCGATCACCTCGCACGGCGACAAGCCGTTCGACGAGGAGTGGATGCAGTCCACGTTCGACCGCTACTGGGACACGGCCCAGCACGTCACCAAGTGGACGAACGCGATGCTCGGCGTCCCCCCGGAGCACGTCCTGAACCTGATCGGCGCGGCGGGCGGTCTCCAGCCGGTGGCCGACCGCTTCGCCAACGGCTTCAACGACCCGGCAGACTTCGAGAACTTCTTCTACGACCCGGAGAAGACGAACGCGTACCTGGCCTCGGTCGCCATGGCGTGA
- a CDS encoding ArsR/SmtB family transcription factor — MPESSTALSTPYAEFDFTPGDLARLRFAFSPVSEAVASLRMLQDPGRHALHLPWIRGVRPRLRAMDLRLLFALAPLGAYIPDFLTPPPTGPLPDIAAELDLVASADPDEAAREVARVPAADTRPVQEFLADPAAGTARAAAQLRQYWDTALAPYWPQIQGLFESEVLRRSRQLTREGAAAMFNDLHENVRWDDGVLRVRTTAWRRDGPLCGDGMILVPSVFQWPDTLVMAEPYQPMLVYPAPGVATVWQQGTVPTPDALDALIGRTRARILVALTEPATTVILARRLSMTPGAVSQHLKVLHAGGLLTRNRSGREVFYGRSPLGHALCGRSC; from the coding sequence GTGCCTGAATCCTCAACCGCCTTGTCCACGCCGTACGCCGAGTTCGACTTCACACCCGGGGACCTGGCGCGGCTGCGGTTCGCCTTCTCCCCGGTGTCCGAGGCGGTCGCGAGCCTGCGGATGCTCCAGGACCCCGGGCGCCACGCGCTGCATCTGCCGTGGATCCGCGGCGTACGTCCCCGGCTGCGCGCCATGGACCTGCGCCTGCTGTTCGCGCTCGCCCCGCTCGGTGCCTACATCCCCGATTTCCTCACCCCACCTCCCACGGGGCCGCTGCCGGACATCGCCGCCGAACTCGACCTCGTGGCCTCAGCCGATCCGGACGAGGCGGCGCGCGAGGTCGCCCGCGTCCCGGCAGCGGACACCCGGCCGGTGCAGGAGTTCCTCGCCGACCCCGCCGCAGGTACGGCCCGCGCCGCCGCCCAGTTACGGCAGTACTGGGACACTGCCCTCGCCCCGTACTGGCCCCAGATCCAGGGCCTTTTCGAATCCGAGGTGCTGCGGCGCTCCCGCCAGCTCACCCGCGAGGGCGCGGCGGCGATGTTCAATGATCTGCACGAGAACGTCCGTTGGGACGACGGTGTCCTTCGGGTCCGCACCACGGCGTGGCGGCGGGACGGCCCGCTGTGCGGAGACGGGATGATCCTCGTACCGAGCGTCTTCCAATGGCCGGACACACTGGTGATGGCGGAGCCCTACCAGCCGATGCTCGTCTACCCCGCGCCCGGCGTCGCCACGGTGTGGCAGCAGGGAACGGTCCCCACACCCGACGCCCTCGACGCGCTCATCGGCCGCACCCGGGCCAGAATCCTCGTCGCCCTCACAGAACCCGCGACCACGGTCATCCTCGCCCGTCGACTGTCCATGACCCCGGGAGCGGTCAGTCAGCACCTCAAGGTGCTGCACGCCGGCGGACTGCTGACCCGCAACCGCAGCGGCCGCGAGGTCTTCTACGGCCGCTCACCCCTGGGCCACGCTCTGTGCGGGCGGTCCTGTTAA
- a CDS encoding methyltransferase domain-containing protein — MGSTVQVHPQHAALVELLAKQGLMSERWREVWERIPRHLFIPPTIWRQGPGRCEPVTTEAEWWQLVYRDEPVVTQVDDGATDGPGVATCSNSQPSMVATMLQHLDVQDGEKVLEIGTGTGYVGALLSERLGDEQVFSVEIDPPLAHQARENLAALGYAPTVAVADGEHGYAEAAPYDRLIATCALRRVPYELVRQVKSGGMLVAPLAREFWSGAVVQLSVREGRASGPFRGGASYMPMRSHRAPEGPPVDGTARATDTTVDPRRLLTIGFSIYAGARMPGVSMVHAEHDGTTEVWLIDQAGSGAFAEAGEQAWQYGERDLWRDVEETYQEYEALGLPEADEFGLTVSARGQEVWLTHPGRVIDPRRVIASAQRSRP; from the coding sequence GTGGGCAGCACCGTGCAGGTGCACCCGCAGCACGCCGCGCTCGTCGAGTTACTGGCCAAGCAAGGCCTCATGTCCGAGCGCTGGCGCGAGGTCTGGGAGCGAATCCCCCGCCACCTGTTCATCCCACCAACCATCTGGCGTCAAGGGCCCGGGCGTTGCGAGCCGGTCACCACGGAAGCCGAGTGGTGGCAGCTCGTCTACCGCGACGAGCCTGTTGTAACCCAGGTGGACGACGGGGCGACCGACGGCCCCGGCGTAGCCACGTGCTCCAACAGCCAACCCAGCATGGTGGCCACCATGCTTCAGCATCTCGACGTGCAGGATGGCGAGAAGGTGCTGGAGATCGGCACCGGAACCGGCTACGTCGGGGCGCTTCTCTCCGAGCGCCTGGGAGACGAACAGGTCTTCAGCGTCGAGATCGACCCGCCATTGGCTCACCAGGCGAGGGAGAACCTCGCGGCTCTGGGTTACGCACCCACAGTGGCGGTGGCCGACGGCGAACACGGCTACGCGGAAGCAGCACCGTACGACCGGCTGATCGCCACCTGCGCACTGCGGCGCGTGCCGTACGAGTTGGTGCGGCAGGTGAAGTCGGGCGGAATGTTGGTCGCCCCACTGGCCCGGGAGTTCTGGAGCGGCGCGGTAGTCCAGCTGTCCGTGCGGGAAGGCCGGGCGTCGGGACCGTTCCGGGGCGGTGCGTCGTACATGCCGATGCGCTCTCACCGTGCCCCGGAAGGACCGCCGGTGGACGGTACGGCGAGGGCGACCGACACCACGGTCGATCCCCGTCGGCTGCTCACCATCGGGTTCTCCATCTATGCGGGTGCCCGGATGCCCGGCGTCTCGATGGTCCACGCCGAGCACGATGGCACCACCGAGGTGTGGCTGATCGACCAGGCCGGGTCGGGCGCCTTCGCCGAGGCTGGTGAGCAAGCGTGGCAGTACGGCGAGCGCGACTTGTGGCGGGACGTCGAGGAGACGTACCAGGAGTATGAGGCTCTGGGCCTGCCGGAAGCCGACGAGTTCGGGCTGACCGTCAGCGCTCGGGGTCAGGAGGTGTGGCTTACCCACCCGGGACGAGTGATCGACCCGAGAAGGGTCATCGCCTCCGCGCAACGGAGCCGTCCTTAG
- a CDS encoding DUF742 domain-containing protein has protein sequence MTPSPKLPVRGDGRRPARVRPYSLTGGRTRFTHVLLVETFVAALEAPEERRELTNGGLQTRVMPEMRAIVELCRRMRTVAEISALLKMPLGVVRVLLSDLADQGKIRVYGTGHAPGQPNRALLERVLSGLRRL, from the coding sequence GTGACGCCGTCCCCCAAACTTCCGGTAAGGGGTGACGGCCGCAGGCCCGCCCGCGTACGCCCGTACTCGCTCACAGGCGGCCGCACCCGCTTCACGCACGTCCTGCTCGTCGAGACCTTCGTGGCAGCGCTCGAAGCGCCCGAAGAGCGGCGCGAGCTGACGAACGGCGGGCTCCAGACGCGCGTCATGCCGGAGATGCGGGCGATCGTCGAGCTGTGCCGCCGGATGCGTACGGTCGCGGAGATCTCCGCACTGCTGAAGATGCCGCTCGGCGTTGTCCGCGTGCTGCTCAGCGATTTGGCCGACCAGGGAAAGATCCGTGTGTACGGGACCGGGCACGCCCCCGGCCAGCCGAACCGCGCGCTGCTCGAAAGGGTGCTGAGTGGACTCCGTCGTCTCTGA
- a CDS encoding NUDIX domain-containing protein: MARTEYYDDPQAPEPNSLVVAASAVVTDDQGRILLQRRRDNDLWALPGGGMEMTDSLPGTAVREVKEETGLDVEITGLVGTYTDPRHVIAYTDGEVRRQFNVCFTARVIGGKLAISEESTELRFIAPGDVADLPMHHTQRLRIQHFLEERDRPYLG, translated from the coding sequence GTGGCACGCACCGAGTACTACGACGATCCGCAGGCTCCCGAACCGAACAGTTTGGTCGTCGCCGCATCAGCCGTCGTGACCGACGACCAGGGGCGTATCCTCCTCCAGCGCCGCCGCGACAACGACCTGTGGGCACTGCCCGGCGGCGGCATGGAGATGACCGACTCCCTCCCCGGCACGGCGGTGCGCGAGGTCAAGGAGGAGACGGGTCTTGATGTGGAGATCACCGGGCTGGTGGGCACGTACACCGATCCCCGCCACGTGATCGCCTACACGGACGGGGAGGTACGTCGACAGTTCAATGTGTGCTTCACCGCGCGCGTGATCGGCGGGAAACTCGCGATCTCGGAGGAATCCACCGAACTGCGGTTCATCGCGCCGGGCGACGTCGCAGACCTCCCCATGCACCACACACAGCGGCTTCGCATCCAGCACTTCCTCGAAGAGCGGGACCGGCCGTACCTGGGCTGA